In Pseudomonadota bacterium, the following are encoded in one genomic region:
- a CDS encoding purine permease — MKLLYGVDDKVPAGPALLLALQHVLAVFVGVITPPLIVARALGCDMAETGLLVSMSLFTSGVNSYLQAHRFGPVGSGLLSIQGTTFVMVGLAIDTGKAGGLPLVFTLALIGAFVPMIVSRTFGVAQRFFPPVVTGSVVTLVGLSLISVGFNAFAGGGRASDFGSPSNLALGLFTMMVIVILNARGRGLFATASIAIGLAAGYLVAAALGRLDFSALSSAAWMHMPVPFRYPLRFDLARVLPWILGYLVVSIECLGSLTATASVSGEPVSGPTYVSRMQGGLLADGLGCAVTSTFGALPKTSFSQNVAVISLTRVASRQVGMIVGLMLMALGVFPKLAALVSIMPPPVLGGATVVMFALVAVAGLDIVQRDGFTPRNQLILAVSLALGLGVTMVPSATAQIHALQASTALERFAIDLLQALVESGLTVGTVTAVVLNILLPPDEAGEKGSDAEPHGHVG; from the coding sequence ATGAAGCTGCTCTACGGTGTCGATGACAAGGTGCCCGCGGGGCCGGCGCTGCTGCTTGCATTGCAGCACGTGCTGGCCGTGTTTGTGGGGGTCATCACGCCGCCCCTCATCGTGGCCAGGGCGCTCGGCTGCGACATGGCCGAGACGGGTCTGCTGGTGAGCATGTCGCTCTTCACCTCGGGGGTGAACTCGTACCTCCAGGCGCATCGCTTCGGGCCGGTGGGAAGCGGCTTGCTGAGCATTCAGGGAACCACCTTCGTCATGGTGGGGTTGGCCATCGACACGGGGAAGGCCGGTGGGTTGCCTCTCGTGTTCACCCTTGCGCTCATCGGCGCGTTCGTGCCCATGATCGTGAGCCGCACCTTCGGTGTGGCGCAGCGCTTCTTCCCTCCGGTGGTGACGGGCTCGGTGGTGACCCTGGTGGGACTGAGCCTGATCAGCGTGGGGTTCAACGCTTTCGCTGGGGGGGGCAGGGCGAGCGATTTCGGAAGCCCATCGAACCTGGCACTCGGGCTCTTCACCATGATGGTGATCGTGATCTTGAACGCGCGGGGGCGTGGCTTGTTCGCGACCGCCTCCATTGCCATCGGTCTCGCTGCGGGCTACCTGGTGGCTGCCGCGCTCGGGCGTCTCGACTTCTCGGCCTTGTCGAGCGCGGCGTGGATGCACATGCCCGTGCCCTTTCGCTATCCGCTGCGGTTCGATCTGGCGCGGGTGCTGCCGTGGATTCTCGGCTACCTTGTCGTCTCCATCGAGTGCCTGGGAAGCCTTACGGCCACCGCGTCGGTGTCGGGTGAGCCCGTGAGCGGTCCGACGTATGTGTCGCGCATGCAGGGCGGGCTGCTGGCCGATGGACTCGGGTGTGCGGTCACGAGCACGTTCGGGGCGCTGCCCAAGACGAGCTTCTCGCAGAACGTGGCGGTCATCTCGCTCACGCGGGTGGCGTCTCGGCAGGTGGGCATGATCGTGGGGCTCATGCTCATGGCGTTGGGTGTGTTTCCCAAGCTGGCCGCGCTCGTCTCGATCATGCCACCCCCGGTTCTGGGTGGCGCCACCGTGGTCATGTTCGCCCTGGTGGCGGTGGCGGGCCTCGACATTGTGCAGCGCGATGGCTTCACCCCGCGCAACCAGCTCATTCTTGCAGTATCTCTCGCGCTCGGTCTGGGGGTGACCATGGTGCCGAGCGCCACAGCGCAGATTCACGCGCTTCAAGCGAGCACGGCGCTCGAACGGTTTGCGATCGACCTGCTGCAGGCCCTGGTGGAGAGCGGTCTCACCGTGGGAACCGTGACTGCTGTGGTCCTGAACATTCTGCTTCCGCCCGACGAAGCGGGCGAGAAGGGCAGCGACGCCGAGCCGCACGGTCACGTCGGCTGA